In Deinococcus reticulitermitis, the DNA window CATCCAGGAGCGCGGCCCGGACATCGCCGCCGTGATCTTCGAGCCGGTGGTGGGCAACGCGGGCGTGCTCCTGCCGACCCCCGACTTCCTCGCGGCGCTGCACCGGGTGCAGGCGGCGGGCGTGCTCCTGATCGCCGACGAGGTGATGACCGGCTTCCGGCTGTCCCTGAACGGCGCGACCGGGCTGCTGTCCCTCAACCCCGACCTGCGCTGCTGGGGCAAGATCATCGGCGGCGGGCTGCCGGTGGGCGCCTACGGAGGCCGCGCGGAGGTGATGGACTTCGTCTCGCCGCAGGGGCCGGTGTACCAGGCCGGCACCCTGAGCGGCAATCCGCTTGCGATGGCGGCGGGGCTCGCCACCCTGCGCGAGCTCGAAGCCGATCCGGGGCTCTACCGCCGCCTCGACGCCTACACCGCCGAGCTCGCGGCTGGCCTGAGCGCCGCCGCCGCCGCTGCGGGCGTGCCGCTCAGCATCAACCGGGTGGGCTCGATGCTCACGGCTTTTTTCCAGGAGGCGCCGCACGGGTCCATCCAGACCTACGGCGACGCGGCGCGCAGCGACACCGCTGCCTTCGCCGCCTGGTTCCAGGGGCTGCTCGCGCGCGGGGTGTACTGGGCGCCCTCGCAGTTCGAGAGTATTTTCGTGAGTGCCGCCCACGGCCCGGACGAACTCGGGGCGACGCTCGACGCCGCGACGGCGGCCTTCGGAGGAATGCAGCCATGACGACCAGAACCGAATTGCGTGACGTGTCCGACATCCGGCGCGTGCTGAGCGAGCATAAGGTGGTGGCCGTGGTGGGCTTTCACGCCGACGCCATGAAGCCCGCCCACTACGTGCCCGAGTACCTCAGCCGCCAGGGCTACACCATCATCCCCGTTAACCCGGCGCTTGCGGCGCGCGGCCAGAGCTTTTTCGGTCAGCGGGCGGTGTCCACCCTCGCCGAAATCACGACGCCCGTGGACATCGTTGAGATCTTTCGCCGCAGCGACAAGGTGTATCTGCACCTGCAAGACATCCTGAACATGCAGCCTCCCCCGAAGGTGGTCTGGCTCCAGCAGGGCATCCGCGACGACGCGGTGGCCGCCGAACTGCTCGGGCGCGGCATCGAGGTCATTCAGGACCGCTGCATGCTCGCCGATCACCGCTCGCTGCTGTAGAAGCAGGCAGCTCAGGGCGGCGGCTGGCGCGAGGTCACGCGGATCTCGCCGTACAGCCCCTCCTGCTCGGCGTCAAAACTGCCGTCCTTGACCCCTTCGAGCAGCGCGGCGAAATAGGTCGTGCGCTCGCCCCAGTCCTCGGCGTGAACAGTCCAGAAACCGAAATGACGCAGCCGCGCCCCGAACACCCGCAGCGCGGCCAGGGCGCCCACCAGGGTCAACCGCTCGCGGGTGAGCAGCGGCACCTCGACCTGCCGGACGGCATTTTGCGCGGCCTGCACCAGCCTTGCCAGGCTTCCCTGCGGCGGACGCGGGCGCTCGCGCCGGGGCAGAGTCACGCCCACCGCGCGGCCGGGGATCAGGCCCTCACGCTCGCGGCGCCGCTCGGCAAGAAAGGAGACGAGGGTGCCCAGTTCAGCGAGGGCCTCGACGCCCCCGAGCACGTCGTCCGGCAGCGGGTCACCGTCCTCGTCCGGGTGATCGGGCTCGGGCCGGGGAAGCAGCAGCCGGGCCTTGAGCGCGATCACGTTCGCCAGGGCCGGCAGCAGGTCGTGGGGGGCGTCATCCAGCATTCCTGGCGCCCCCGTGACCGCCTGGGCCCAGGCCAGCACCTCGCGCGTCAGGCGCAGCAGCGGCACCTCGGACGGCCGCAGCTCCTCCGAGCGCAGCGCGGCGGCGAGTTCCCCGAGCGTGCCCCCAAACATGGGAAGCTGCACGCGGAATGTAGCGGGGAGGGTACGAGGAGTGGTGCTCACACCTTCAGGAAACCTACCTTCTCGCGCACCTCTTCCATGACCGGCGCGGCGATGGCGCGCGCTTCCTGAGCGCCCTGCGCGAGCGCGTCGCGGACGTAGCTCGGGTCGGCGCGCAACTCCTCGGCCCGCTCCTGGATCGGGGTAAGGTGCGCGGTGACCCCCTCCATCAGCTTCTTCTTGCAGTCCACGCAGCCGATGCCGGCGCGGCGGCACTCGACGTTGACCAGCTCGATGGTCGGCAGGTCGGAAAAGAGCTTGTGGTAGTCGAAAATCAGGCAGACATCGGGGTTGCCGGGATCGGTCCGGCGCACGCGCGCGGGGTCGGTCGGCGCGACCCGCAGTTTCTGCCAGACCGAGTCGAGCGGTTCAAGGATGCCGAGCGTGCTCGTTTCGCCCTTGCTCTTGCTCATCTTGCCGTGGCCGTCCACGCCGGGAATCCGCAGGGCTTCTTTGTTGTAGACCGCCTGGGGCTCGGGGAAGGTCTCTCCGAAGTGGTGGTTGAACTTGCGCGCGATCTCGCGGGTCAGTTCGATGTGCTGGGTCTGGTCCTCGCCGACCGGCACGACGCCCGCCTTGTAGAGCAGAATGTCGGCGGCCATCAGCGCGGGGTACATCAGCAGCCCCGCCGGGACGCTTTCCAGTTGGGCCGTCTTGTCCTTGTACTGGGTCATGCGCTCGAGCTCACCCACCGGGGTCAGGCAAGTAAAGATCCAGGCGAGTTCCTGGTGCTCGGGCACGTGCGACTGCACGAAGAAGGTCACCTGGCTCGGATCAAGGCCGACCGCGAAGTTGGCGACCGCCATGTCGAAGGTCCGGGCCGCGAGGTACCGGGGGTCGGAGGCCGCCGGGTTGGTGATCGCGTGCAGGTCCACCACGCAGTAGAGGCTCTGTTTGCCGTACTGCTCCCCGAGGCGTACGTAGTTGCGCATCGCCCCGAAATAGTTGCCGATGTGCGGCTCGCCCGTCGGCTGGATTCCCGAAAAGACCCGTGACATAACCTGCCGATTCTAGCGGCCCGCCCCTGTCAGGAAAGGTTGCCGCGCCGCTCTGCAACTTTTGCCCGATTCTTCCGGCCCCTCCGCGCGCCATCCTCGGGAGATGCGCCGCCTGGTCCTCCTCGTCCTCTTCGCGTTCGCGGCGTACCTCCTCTGGGTGTTCGTGTGGCCTTCTATCGAGCAGGCGCGGCGCTACGCGGCGCTCGTCGGGGCGCCGGCCCCCACGGCGCTGCCCCACCCACTGCCGGGTCGGGGGCTGAGCGACACCTGGGGCGCGGCCCGCAGCGGGGGGCGCCGGCACGAGGGCATTGACCTCTTCGCCCCGCGCGGCACGCCCATTCGTGCGACCACTGAGGGCCTGGTGCTCCAGGTCGGTTCCAACACCCTCGGCGGGCGCACGGTGATGGTGCTTGGCCCCGGCGGACAGCGGCACTATTACGCCCACCTCGAGGGTTACGCCGCAGGATTGACGCGCGGTGACTGGCTAGAGGTGGGCGACACGGTGGGCTACGTGGGTGACAGCGGCAACGCCCGGGGCACGCCGCCTCACCTGCACTACGGCATCTATACCTCAGGCGGGGCGATCAACCCGTATCCGCTGCTGCGGGCGGGCCAGAACCGGGCCGAGTAGTCCTCCTGCTCCGGCCCGGAAAGCGCCGACCTGAGTTTCCATTGCTGTTTCTCCTTATCTTTTCGTCTCAGCCCTGGCCCCCGCCCCCCAGGGCCTCGCCGTGCTCGCGCAGCCAGCGTCGCCAGTGCTCGTGATCGGGCATCACGCGGGCGACGTGGCGCCAGTAGCGCGGCGAGTGGTTGAGTTCAAGAAGGTGCGCGGCCTCGTGCAGCGCGACGTAACGCAGCACTTCCAGGGGCGCGCGGCTCAGCGCCCAGTGCAGCCGGATGTCGCCCGAGTGCGTGCAGCTGCCCCAGCGCGAACGCGTGCGGCTCACCCGCACCGTTCGCAGCCGGCCCCGGACCCCGAGCTCCTGCGCGTAGGCCTCCACCATCCGGGTGTAGGTGGGCAGGGCCGCCTCACAGGTCCATGTCTCCACCTGCCCAGCGATGGAGGCTCCGGCGCCCTCCGGCGCGACAAGGAGCGTATTCCCCTCACGCCGGGGCGCCGCGACCCCCGATACCCGGACCTGCAGCGTCTCTCCGAGAAAGGAGAAGGTCGAGCCGTCGCGCAGGGGAAGGGGCGCGGGGCGGCGCTGCTGGGCACCGACCTGCCGGCGCAGCCAGTCGCGCTTTCCCTCGACAAAGGCGCGGATGGTCGCGTCGGGAAGCCTCAGCGGGGCATAGGCCGTGACCCTGCCGCCGCGCACCTGCAATGCGAGGGTGCGCCGGCGATCGCTGCGCCGGACCCTGACTTCCAGCCCCGCCACCTGCCAGCTTTGCTCGGTGGGGGGGGCTGCCGGCGTGCGGCGCGTCATGGAGTGGCCGGCCCGCTCCGGGCCATGTTCCGGGCCAGCAGCGCGCGCGCCTGTGCCTGGGCGTCGCGTTCCAGAGCGGTCTTGGCGCTGAGGGTCAGCGCTCGCCGGAGCACCTCCACC includes these proteins:
- a CDS encoding M23 family metallopeptidase, which translates into the protein MRRLVLLVLFAFAAYLLWVFVWPSIEQARRYAALVGAPAPTALPHPLPGRGLSDTWGAARSGGRRHEGIDLFAPRGTPIRATTEGLVLQVGSNTLGGRTVMVLGPGGQRHYYAHLEGYAAGLTRGDWLEVGDTVGYVGDSGNARGTPPHLHYGIYTSGGAINPYPLLRAGQNRAE
- a CDS encoding segregation and condensation protein A — protein: MSTTPRTLPATFRVQLPMFGGTLGELAAALRSEELRPSEVPLLRLTREVLAWAQAVTGAPGMLDDAPHDLLPALANVIALKARLLLPRPEPDHPDEDGDPLPDDVLGGVEALAELGTLVSFLAERRREREGLIPGRAVGVTLPRRERPRPPQGSLARLVQAAQNAVRQVEVPLLTRERLTLVGALAALRVFGARLRHFGFWTVHAEDWGERTTYFAALLEGVKDGSFDAEQEGLYGEIRVTSRQPPP
- the hemL gene encoding glutamate-1-semialdehyde 2,1-aminomutase, translating into MTVPPVSPSRTARSETLFARARAVTPGGVNSPVRAFRSVGGTPRFIAEAHGAYLTDADGQRYLDYIGSWGPMILGHDHPAIREAIGEALAGGTSFGAPGEREVQLAETVTRLTGAERVRFVNSGTEATMSALRLARGYTGRDFIVKFRGNYHGHADGLLVEAGSGLMTNAEGNLGAAAPSSAGVPAAYAALTLVLDYNDPAALDQLIQERGPDIAAVIFEPVVGNAGVLLPTPDFLAALHRVQAAGVLLIADEVMTGFRLSLNGATGLLSLNPDLRCWGKIIGGGLPVGAYGGRAEVMDFVSPQGPVYQAGTLSGNPLAMAAGLATLRELEADPGLYRRLDAYTAELAAGLSAAAAAAGVPLSINRVGSMLTAFFQEAPHGSIQTYGDAARSDTAAFAAWFQGLLARGVYWAPSQFESIFVSAAHGPDELGATLDAATAAFGGMQP
- a CDS encoding CoA-binding protein; its protein translation is MTTRTELRDVSDIRRVLSEHKVVAVVGFHADAMKPAHYVPEYLSRQGYTIIPVNPALAARGQSFFGQRAVSTLAEITTPVDIVEIFRRSDKVYLHLQDILNMQPPPKVVWLQQGIRDDAVAAELLGRGIEVIQDRCMLADHRSLL
- the trpS gene encoding tryptophan--tRNA ligase, which codes for MSRVFSGIQPTGEPHIGNYFGAMRNYVRLGEQYGKQSLYCVVDLHAITNPAASDPRYLAARTFDMAVANFAVGLDPSQVTFFVQSHVPEHQELAWIFTCLTPVGELERMTQYKDKTAQLESVPAGLLMYPALMAADILLYKAGVVPVGEDQTQHIELTREIARKFNHHFGETFPEPQAVYNKEALRIPGVDGHGKMSKSKGETSTLGILEPLDSVWQKLRVAPTDPARVRRTDPGNPDVCLIFDYHKLFSDLPTIELVNVECRRAGIGCVDCKKKLMEGVTAHLTPIQERAEELRADPSYVRDALAQGAQEARAIAAPVMEEVREKVGFLKV
- a CDS encoding M48 family metallopeptidase, with translation MTRRTPAAPPTEQSWQVAGLEVRVRRSDRRRTLALQVRGGRVTAYAPLRLPDATIRAFVEGKRDWLRRQVGAQQRRPAPLPLRDGSTFSFLGETLQVRVSGVAAPRREGNTLLVAPEGAGASIAGQVETWTCEAALPTYTRMVEAYAQELGVRGRLRTVRVSRTRSRWGSCTHSGDIRLHWALSRAPLEVLRYVALHEAAHLLELNHSPRYWRHVARVMPDHEHWRRWLREHGEALGGGGQG